In one window of Pseudomonas chlororaphis subsp. chlororaphis DNA:
- a CDS encoding short-chain fatty acid transporter: MSTDIEDSRSARFALRCSNWAERWFPDSWVFAALAVIIVALATMAMGAKPTDTAMAFGDGFWSLIPFTMQMAFVVIGGYVVASSPPAVKLIDKLARIPKNGRSAVAWVALISMVASLLNWGLSLVFGGLLVRALARRTELRMDYRAAGAAAYLGLGAVWALGLSSSAAQLQANPGSLPPSILSITGVIPFTQTIFLWQSGVLLLALIVVSLVIAYATAPGPNSARDAKACGIDPSFSMPKPQPRTRPGEWLEYSPLLTILLALLAAGWLYHEFATKPAITAISGLNTYNFLFLMLGALLHWRPRSFLEAVARAVPTTTGVLIQFPLYGSIAALLTVVKGVDGQTLAHHISTFFVQIASHDTYALLMGVYSAVLGFFIPSGGGKWIIEAPYVMQVANDLQYHLGWAVQIYNAAEALPNLINPFYMLPLLGVLGLKARDLIGFSFVQLLVHAPLVLVLLWALGTTLSYMPPVAP, from the coding sequence GTGTCCACAGACATTGAAGACAGCCGTTCCGCCCGTTTTGCCCTGCGCTGCTCGAACTGGGCCGAGCGCTGGTTCCCCGACTCCTGGGTGTTCGCCGCGCTGGCGGTGATCATCGTCGCCCTCGCCACCATGGCCATGGGCGCCAAGCCCACCGACACCGCCATGGCCTTCGGCGACGGTTTCTGGAGCCTGATCCCCTTCACCATGCAGATGGCCTTCGTGGTCATCGGCGGTTATGTGGTCGCCAGCTCGCCGCCGGCGGTGAAGCTGATCGACAAACTGGCGCGTATTCCGAAGAACGGCCGTTCCGCCGTGGCCTGGGTGGCGCTGATTTCCATGGTCGCCTCCTTGCTCAACTGGGGCCTGTCCCTGGTGTTCGGCGGCTTGCTGGTGCGCGCCCTGGCCCGGCGTACCGAGCTGCGCATGGACTACCGCGCCGCCGGGGCCGCGGCCTACCTGGGCCTGGGCGCGGTCTGGGCCCTGGGCCTGTCGTCATCGGCCGCGCAATTGCAGGCCAACCCGGGCAGCCTGCCGCCGTCGATCCTGTCGATCACCGGGGTGATTCCGTTCACCCAGACCATCTTTCTCTGGCAGTCCGGCGTGTTGCTGCTGGCCTTGATCGTGGTCTCGCTGGTCATCGCCTACGCCACCGCGCCCGGCCCGAACTCGGCGCGCGACGCCAAGGCCTGCGGCATCGACCCGAGCTTCAGCATGCCCAAGCCACAACCGCGCACCCGCCCCGGCGAGTGGCTGGAATACAGCCCGCTGCTGACCATCCTGCTGGCCTTGCTGGCGGCCGGCTGGCTTTACCATGAGTTCGCCACCAAGCCGGCGATCACCGCGATTTCCGGGCTCAACACCTATAACTTTCTGTTCCTGATGCTCGGCGCGCTGCTGCACTGGCGCCCGCGCAGCTTCCTCGAAGCGGTGGCCCGCGCCGTGCCGACCACCACCGGGGTGCTGATCCAGTTCCCGCTGTACGGCTCCATCGCGGCCTTGCTGACGGTGGTCAAGGGCGTCGACGGCCAGACCCTGGCCCACCATATCTCGACCTTCTTCGTGCAGATCGCCTCCCACGACACCTACGCGCTGCTGATGGGGGTCTACTCGGCGGTGCTGGGCTTCTTCATTCCGTCGGGCGGCGGCAAGTGGATCATCGAGGCGCCCTACGTGATGCAGGTGGCCAATGACCTGCAATACCACCTGGGCTGGGCGGTGCAGATCTACAACGCCGCCGAGGCACTGCCGAACCTGATCAACCCCTTCTACATGCTGCCGCTGCTGGGGGTGCTGGGGCTCAAGGCGCGGGACCTGATCGGCTTCTCCTTCGTCCAGTTGCTGGTCCACGCACCGCTGGTGCTGGTGCTGCTGTGGGCGTTGGGCACCACGCTGAGCTATATGCCGCCCGTGGCGCCGTAA
- a CDS encoding acid phosphatase codes for MSDEHSKDPEHSKATEPPTDTSRRRFLGGVAVLGVGATLSACGHNDPAPGKPVERPLSPAELDRALRDNVKNVVVIYAENRSFNNLFADFPGLEKPLSALKPADYQQRDRDGSLLPALPPVWGGVAQVGPQALDGVTYPVGTQYQEHLPNAPFALKGPDGEDLPLGLVTRDLWHVFYQNQMQINGGKNDGFVAWADAGGLPMGHYAQSRYGLRLWDVAREFVLCDNFFQGTFGGSFLNHQYLISAAVPFYPDAANSVARPQIATLQSDDPLDTRLKPLEQSPASAMSGPPQFGPSLLTPDGYAVNTMAPPYWPTWIRDPQRPAYAKADLPNVLVPQRHDTIGDKLSRKDIDWAWYAGAWQVTLDAYKDSAGIPKIPNFQYHHQPFNYFAQFGPEHPNERNHHLRDAGLGDESSSNRFLADVEAGKLPPVAFYKPQGNLNMHAGYADVAAGDRHIVRALKVLRESPQWQNMVVIVTVDENGGWWDHVAPPQGDRWGPGTRIPALVVSPFARKGTVDHTVYDTASILRLITRVFQLEPLDGLKQRDAAMIARGQAPMGDLSNALHFPA; via the coding sequence ATGAGCGACGAACACTCGAAAGATCCAGAACATTCCAAGGCCACGGAGCCACCCACCGACACCAGCCGCCGGCGTTTTCTCGGCGGCGTGGCGGTGCTGGGTGTCGGCGCGACGCTCAGCGCCTGCGGCCACAACGACCCGGCACCGGGCAAGCCGGTGGAGCGCCCGCTGTCGCCGGCCGAGCTGGACCGGGCGCTGCGCGACAACGTGAAGAACGTGGTGGTGATCTATGCCGAGAACCGCAGCTTCAACAACCTGTTCGCCGACTTCCCGGGCCTGGAAAAACCGCTCTCGGCCCTCAAGCCCGCCGACTATCAGCAACGCGACCGCGACGGCAGCCTGTTGCCGGCCCTGCCGCCGGTCTGGGGTGGCGTCGCCCAGGTCGGGCCCCAGGCCCTGGATGGCGTGACCTACCCGGTCGGTACCCAGTACCAGGAGCACCTGCCCAACGCGCCCTTCGCCCTCAAGGGCCCCGATGGCGAAGACCTGCCCCTGGGCCTGGTCACCCGCGACCTGTGGCACGTGTTCTACCAGAACCAGATGCAGATCAACGGCGGCAAGAACGATGGTTTCGTCGCCTGGGCCGACGCCGGCGGCCTGCCCATGGGTCATTACGCCCAGAGCCGCTACGGGTTGCGCCTGTGGGATGTGGCCAGGGAGTTCGTGCTGTGCGACAACTTCTTCCAGGGCACCTTCGGCGGCTCGTTTCTCAACCACCAGTACCTGATCAGCGCCGCCGTGCCGTTTTATCCGGACGCGGCCAATTCGGTGGCCAGGCCGCAGATCGCCACCCTGCAGAGCGACGACCCGCTCGACACCCGTCTCAAGCCGCTGGAGCAGTCCCCGGCCAGCGCCATGAGCGGCCCGCCGCAATTCGGCCCGAGCCTGCTGACCCCCGACGGCTACGCGGTCAATACCATGGCCCCGCCGTACTGGCCGACCTGGATCCGCGACCCGCAGCGCCCGGCCTATGCCAAGGCCGACCTGCCCAATGTGCTGGTGCCGCAGCGCCACGACACCATCGGCGACAAGCTCTCGCGCAAGGACATCGACTGGGCCTGGTACGCCGGCGCCTGGCAGGTCACGCTGGACGCCTACAAGGATTCGGCGGGGATTCCGAAGATCCCCAACTTCCAGTACCACCACCAGCCGTTCAACTACTTCGCGCAGTTCGGTCCCGAGCATCCCAACGAACGCAACCATCACCTGCGCGATGCGGGCCTGGGCGATGAGTCGAGCAGCAACCGCTTCCTCGCCGATGTCGAGGCCGGCAAGTTGCCGCCGGTGGCGTTCTACAAGCCCCAGGGCAACCTCAACATGCACGCCGGTTATGCCGATGTGGCCGCGGGCGACCGGCATATCGTGCGCGCCCTGAAGGTGCTGCGCGAAAGCCCGCAGTGGCAGAACATGGTGGTGATCGTCACGGTCGATGAGAACGGCGGCTGGTGGGACCACGTCGCCCCGCCCCAGGGCGACCGCTGGGGGCCGGGGACACGCATCCCGGCGCTGGTGGTGTCACCGTTCGCCCGCAAGGGCACGGTGGACCATACGGTGTACGACACCGCGTCGATCCTGCGGCTGATCACCCGGGTGTTCCAGCTGGAACCGCTCGACGGCCTCAAGCAACGGGACGCGGCGATGATCGCCCGGGGGCAGGCGCCCATGGGCGACCTGAGCAATGCCCTGCACTTCCCGGCCTGA